One Ardenticatenales bacterium DNA segment encodes these proteins:
- a CDS encoding pyridoxamine 5'-phosphate oxidase family protein — MPSPPTRRNLDRWRAIEARLGREATIWLATVRRDGRPHLAPVWFVWYDEKIYLATSSFSQKYTNLRYNQNVTLSLADPYNVVLIEGEAHAANRHTTEKVSEHFLHKYEWDFRSDDSDDWRLVEITPHKVLAWGDGYDDEGIHIL, encoded by the coding sequence ATGCCATCACCTCCCACCCGACGCAACCTCGACCGCTGGCGCGCCATTGAAGCGCGCCTCGGGCGTGAAGCCACCATCTGGCTGGCAACGGTGCGCCGCGATGGCCGCCCCCATCTGGCCCCCGTATGGTTCGTTTGGTACGACGAAAAAATCTACCTGGCCACCAGCAGCTTCAGCCAGAAATATACCAACCTGCGCTATAACCAGAACGTCACCCTCTCTCTCGCCGACCCCTACAACGTAGTCCTCATCGAAGGCGAAGCCCACGCCGCCAACCGTCACACCACGGAAAAAGTATCAGAGCATTTTCTGCATAAATACGAATGGGATTTCCGGTCCGATGACAGCGACGATTGGCGATTAGTAGAAATCACCCCCCACAAAGTACTCGCCTGGGGAGATGGCTATGACGACGAAGGCATCCACATCCTGTAA
- a CDS encoding molybdenum cofactor biosynthesis protein MoaE, translated as MIITVRLFATLKDNAGSGQVSVELTQPATVADLLSGMARQHPALAPSLPISLVAVNRVYAGPDTPIQPGDEVALFPPVSGGDDFPHPTYFALTTDLPDLNAIHAQLAQPDVGAVVTFTGSVRGQTQRSGMPASTRYLEYEAYAEMATVKMAQIAREIWSRWPTVKGIAIVQRIGRLDVGDMTTLVACAAAHRDQGVFDAARYGIDRLKEIVPVWKKEVGPDGSAWVEGHYRPQAEA; from the coding sequence ATGATCATCACTGTGCGTTTATTTGCGACGTTGAAAGATAATGCCGGCAGCGGACAAGTATCCGTCGAATTGACGCAGCCGGCGACCGTGGCTGATCTGCTGTCCGGCATGGCACGGCAACATCCGGCGCTGGCCCCTTCGCTTCCCATCAGCCTGGTTGCCGTGAATCGGGTTTATGCCGGCCCCGACACCCCTATCCAACCCGGAGACGAGGTTGCCCTCTTCCCCCCCGTCAGCGGCGGTGATGACTTCCCCCATCCCACCTACTTTGCCCTCACCACCGACCTGCCCGACCTGAATGCCATCCACGCCCAACTGGCGCAGCCGGATGTGGGCGCGGTTGTCACCTTCACCGGCTCTGTACGTGGCCAGACGCAACGCTCCGGAATGCCGGCATCCACCCGCTACCTGGAGTACGAAGCCTACGCAGAAATGGCGACCGTGAAAATGGCCCAGATCGCCCGCGAAATCTGGTCCCGCTGGCCCACCGTAAAAGGCATTGCCATCGTGCAGCGCATTGGCCGCCTGGACGTGGGCGACATGACCACGCTGGTGGCCTGCGCCGCCGCCCACCGCGACCAGGGCGTGTTCGACGCCGCCCGCTACGGCATCGACCGCCTCAAGGAGATCGTGCCCGTGTGGAAGAAGGAAGTTGGCCCGGACGGCAGCGCCTGGGTCGAGGGGCATTATCGCCCCCAGGCGGAGGCGTAA
- the fabF gene encoding beta-ketoacyl-ACP synthase II translates to MSKPTHHPHRVVITGTGMVTPIGHNVPDTWDAILQGKSGVGPFTVVERGQHPTGILCEVKDWDPEPYLGRREARHRDRQQQFASIAAQEAMNQSGLRVTDDNREQIGIILGTGIGGIGTFVENDHTNLEKGPRRVSPFSIPMIMPNGAAGMIAIDFGIQGPSTTITTACAASNDAIGHAFQAVRAGNLVAAITGGAESVMVSTCIAGFERAGATTSRTTDVPQPFDLNRDGLVIGEGAGILVIETLAHAQARNATVLAEIVGYGQTTDAHHITAPAEGGDGAARALRKALADAGISPTTISYISAHGTATQLNDRSETSAIKTALGDHAYNVPISSTKSMTGHIMGGTGAIESIFCTLAIRDRILPATINYQTPDPECDLDYVPNTPRPADVNVCLNNAFGFGGHNAVLVIKKYTP, encoded by the coding sequence ATGAGTAAACCGACTCACCACCCCCACCGCGTCGTCATCACCGGCACGGGCATGGTCACACCCATCGGTCATAACGTCCCGGACACATGGGACGCCATCTTGCAAGGTAAGTCCGGCGTCGGCCCCTTTACGGTAGTGGAAAGAGGGCAGCACCCGACCGGCATATTATGTGAAGTGAAAGATTGGGACCCGGAGCCGTATCTGGGGCGGCGGGAGGCGCGTCACCGTGACCGCCAGCAGCAGTTTGCCAGCATCGCCGCGCAAGAAGCCATGAACCAGTCCGGCCTGCGCGTGACGGACGACAATCGGGAGCAAATAGGCATCATCCTGGGCACGGGCATCGGCGGCATCGGCACGTTCGTGGAAAATGATCACACCAATCTGGAAAAAGGGCCGCGTCGCGTCAGCCCCTTCTCCATTCCCATGATCATGCCCAATGGCGCTGCCGGCATGATCGCCATCGACTTCGGCATTCAAGGCCCCTCCACCACCATCACCACCGCCTGCGCCGCCAGTAACGACGCCATCGGCCACGCCTTCCAGGCCGTGCGTGCCGGCAACCTCGTCGCCGCCATCACGGGCGGGGCGGAATCCGTGATGGTGTCCACCTGCATCGCCGGCTTCGAACGCGCGGGCGCAACCACCTCCCGCACCACCGACGTGCCACAGCCCTTCGACCTGAATCGAGATGGGCTGGTGATCGGCGAAGGCGCGGGCATTCTCGTCATCGAAACGCTGGCCCATGCTCAGGCCCGCAACGCCACCGTTCTGGCGGAAATTGTGGGCTATGGCCAGACCACGGACGCGCATCACATCACCGCGCCGGCAGAGGGGGGCGATGGCGCGGCGCGGGCACTACGGAAAGCTTTGGCGGATGCCGGCATCTCCCCCACCACCATCAGCTACATCAGCGCCCACGGAACCGCCACCCAGCTCAACGACCGCTCCGAAACCAGCGCCATCAAAACGGCCCTCGGTGACCACGCCTACAACGTCCCCATCAGCTCCACCAAATCCATGACCGGCCACATCATGGGCGGCACGGGCGCCATAGAAAGCATCTTCTGCACCCTGGCGATTCGTGACCGCATTCTGCCGGCCACCATCAACTACCAAACGCCCGACCCAGAGTGTGATCTCGACTACGTGCCTAATACCCCGCGCCCGGCCGACGTCAACGTCTGCCTGAACAACGCCTTCGGCTTTGGCGGACACAATGCCGTCCTCGTCATCAAAAAATACACACCCTGA
- a CDS encoding gamma-glutamyl-gamma-aminobutyrate hydrolase family protein, protein MSSTSCHYAGILPAFTTSHTIIFAEENSMSIKPLIGCTTYRKTSEQSPPIDLFGLMPSYIDAITAVGGLPVMIPLGLTERDLSAILNRIDGLLLPGGGDIEPQYYGGHMLETMYGFDEDRDRVELYMARQAVTQRKPLLTICRGTQVLNVALGGTLWEDVKMMMPQAITHDYNRIQPRNFLAHSVDLHPDSLLHRQIGRAQTRVNSLHHQGINRLAAELHAVALAPDGLIEGVEVPGHPYAVGVQWHPENLIADDPAMLTLFAGLVNAAAGSASALTNGNGAGRAHTPVMSSG, encoded by the coding sequence ATGTCGTCTACTTCTTGTCACTATGCCGGCATTTTGCCGGCATTCACCACATCCCACACCATCATCTTCGCGGAGGAAAACAGTATGAGCATCAAACCGTTAATTGGCTGCACCACTTATCGCAAAACATCGGAGCAGTCGCCGCCAATTGACCTCTTCGGCCTCATGCCCTCGTACATTGACGCCATTACGGCTGTTGGCGGACTGCCCGTCATGATTCCATTGGGCCTCACGGAACGCGACCTGTCCGCCATCCTGAACCGCATAGACGGCCTGCTGTTGCCCGGAGGCGGCGATATTGAACCCCAATATTATGGCGGCCATATGCTGGAAACAATGTATGGATTTGATGAGGATCGTGATCGGGTTGAACTATACATGGCTCGCCAGGCCGTCACGCAGCGCAAGCCTCTGCTGACCATTTGCCGTGGCACGCAGGTCCTGAACGTCGCTCTAGGCGGGACTCTGTGGGAAGACGTGAAGATGATGATGCCCCAGGCCATCACCCACGACTACAATCGCATCCAGCCGCGCAACTTCCTGGCGCACAGCGTCGATTTGCACCCTGATTCCCTTCTCCACCGCCAGATCGGTCGCGCCCAAACGCGCGTCAACAGCCTGCACCATCAGGGCATCAACCGTCTGGCCGCGGAGCTACACGCGGTAGCCCTGGCCCCGGATGGCCTGATCGAAGGCGTCGAAGTGCCCGGTCATCCTTATGCCGTGGGCGTCCAGTGGCACCCCGAAAACCTGATCGCGGACGATCCGGCCATGCTGACCCTGTTTGCCGGGCTGGTGAACGCGGCAGCAGGTAGCGCGTCTGCCCTCACCAATGGGAATGGCGCAGGGCGGGCACACACCCCCGTCATGAGTAGCGGGTAA
- a CDS encoding sugar nucleotide-binding protein has product MSAATRRRLWITGGSGFVGRRLVSLARQHYDARYTYFSGHPSQSDAGDRLDVRDREAVLALARGWSPDVIIHAAGSDTSADMDRVILQGTEHVCAAARACAARLIFLSTDVVFDGQHAPYREADPPRPLHAYGRAKAAAEEIVAALDDYVIVRTSLVYDLREVGHNFDWLLRALRQGEPVTLFTNQWRNPIWRETLCQALLELAWRAYVGVLHVAGIQPLTRAEFGLKMLDWWGITDRATLTLGAGDGHRWPADCRLDLSRATALLQTPLLGIDTVLRQAAAHTQRA; this is encoded by the coding sequence ATGAGTGCCGCGACACGGAGGCGGCTGTGGATCACGGGGGGGAGCGGTTTTGTGGGTCGGCGTCTCGTTTCACTGGCTCGACAGCATTATGACGCGCGCTACACCTATTTTTCCGGCCATCCATCGCAGTCAGACGCAGGCGACCGACTGGATGTGCGCGACCGGGAAGCCGTTCTGGCGCTGGCGCGGGGCTGGTCGCCAGATGTCATTATCCATGCCGCCGGCTCCGACACCTCCGCCGACATGGACCGGGTCATCCTCCAGGGCACGGAGCATGTTTGCGCCGCCGCCCGTGCCTGCGCCGCCCGCCTCATTTTCCTCTCCACGGATGTCGTTTTCGATGGACAACACGCGCCCTATCGGGAAGCAGACCCGCCGCGCCCCCTGCACGCCTATGGACGAGCGAAAGCAGCGGCGGAAGAGATCGTCGCCGCGCTGGACGATTACGTGATTGTACGCACGTCGCTGGTGTATGATTTGCGCGAGGTGGGGCACAATTTCGACTGGCTGCTGCGGGCGCTGCGGCAGGGGGAACCGGTGACGCTGTTCACGAACCAGTGGCGCAATCCTATCTGGCGAGAAACGCTGTGCCAGGCGTTGTTGGAATTGGCGTGGCGAGCGTATGTGGGGGTGCTGCACGTTGCCGGCATTCAACCCCTCACCCGCGCCGAATTTGGCCTGAAAATGCTCGACTGGTGGGGCATCACCGACCGCGCCACCCTCACCCTGGGAGCAGGCGACGGCCACCGCTGGCCCGCCGACTGCCGCCTGGACCTCAGCCGCGCCACCGCCCTGCTACAAACGCCCCTCTTGGGCATTGACACCGTTTTGCGCCAGGCCGCCGCCCATACGCAGCGCGCCTGA
- the moaC gene encoding cyclic pyranopterin monophosphate synthase MoaC: MSNKLSHIDEQGQARMVDVGAKPDTERVAVARGAVTMAAETLRLIMAGQMKKGEVLAVAQIAGIMAAKRTSELIPLCHPLPLTHVEVICTPNPAANRVEIEAIARVRGKTGVEMEALTAVSVAALTIYDMAKAVDRGMTITDVHLAYKAGGKSGEWREARGE, from the coding sequence ATGAGCAACAAATTGTCACACATTGACGAACAGGGACAGGCGCGCATGGTGGATGTGGGCGCGAAGCCGGACACGGAGCGCGTGGCGGTGGCGCGTGGCGCGGTGACGATGGCGGCGGAGACGCTGCGATTGATCATGGCCGGGCAAATGAAGAAGGGTGAGGTGCTGGCGGTGGCGCAAATTGCCGGCATTATGGCCGCCAAACGCACCAGCGAACTCATCCCCCTCTGCCATCCCCTCCCGCTCACCCACGTCGAAGTCATCTGCACGCCCAACCCCGCCGCCAACCGCGTGGAGATCGAAGCCATCGCCCGCGTGCGTGGCAAAACAGGCGTGGAAATGGAAGCCCTCACCGCCGTCTCCGTTGCCGCCCTCACCATCTACGACATGGCCAAAGCCGTAGACCGCGGCATGACCATCACCGATGTTCACCTGGCTTACAAAGCAGGTGGGAAGAGTGGTGAGTGGCGGGAGGCGAGGGGCGAGTAA
- a CDS encoding AAA family ATPase has protein sequence MRYDRFTERAQDAAAHSVEIVQRYRQTQVDTEHFLMALLEQEGGTVPQMLELMSVEINAMRTRIDEELRTTPRAAVYSGAVGQIFYTPRLRTVLELAQGEATRLKDEFISTEHIFLAILSERNTPAARILQEFNVTRERVMTALQDLRGGKRVTDRQAEGRYKTLEKFSRNLTKFAREGKLDPVIGRNDEILRVIQVLSRRTKNNPVLIGEAGVGKTAIVEGLAQKINDSDVPENLLNKQVVSLDLGAMIAGSRFRGEFEERLKAAMEEIQQAQGEIILFIDELHTVVGAGAASGAMDASNMMKPALSRGELQCVGATTLDEYRQYIERDSALERRFAPIFVEEPSVEDTIEMLRGLRDRYEAHHQVRYSDDALVAAARLSDRYVTDRKLPDKAIDLMDESAAKLRVALHTLPIPLKDLKRQLDTLIMEEEEAHTTRDYERAALKRAERLQLEAEFDQERTGWQAENKLDEYVEAEDIAEVVASWTGIPVNQVIETEAEKLLHMEERLHERIIGQNRAVEVLSDAIRRSRSGLSDPRRPIGSFIFLGSSGVGKTELAKALAEFLFGDEEALIRVDMSEFREQHTVSRLFGAPPGYVGYEQGGQLTEQVRRRPYSVVLFDEIEKAHPDVWNALLQLLDDGRLTDGQGRVVNFRNCVVVMTSNVGTSFVKRSGALGFAGMRDPEERANQERIEDALRRTFRPEFINRIDEIIIFEPLSEADVVRIVDLQLKEIRQRLSEYGLQVQLSDAARVWLGHEGYDKDFGARPLKRALQRYVESPLSVRMLKGEFKQGDTVLIDVEADQLVFKLIDSQVVTPITAPLDEMAVG, from the coding sequence ATGCGATATGACAGATTTACCGAACGTGCCCAGGATGCGGCAGCCCATTCCGTGGAAATAGTACAGCGGTATCGCCAGACACAGGTGGACACAGAACATTTCCTCATGGCGCTGTTGGAACAAGAAGGCGGCACGGTTCCACAAATGCTGGAGCTAATGAGCGTTGAGATCAACGCCATGCGTACGCGCATCGACGAAGAACTGCGCACCACCCCGCGCGCCGCCGTTTACAGTGGCGCAGTGGGGCAAATCTTTTACACACCCCGTCTGCGCACGGTATTGGAACTGGCGCAGGGTGAAGCCACTCGTCTGAAAGACGAATTCATTTCCACCGAACACATTTTCCTGGCGATTCTCAGCGAACGAAACACGCCCGCCGCCCGCATCTTGCAAGAGTTCAACGTGACGCGCGAGCGCGTAATGACGGCTTTGCAGGACCTACGCGGCGGCAAACGGGTCACCGACCGCCAGGCGGAAGGGCGCTACAAAACGCTGGAAAAGTTTAGCCGTAATCTGACGAAGTTCGCCCGTGAAGGGAAACTCGATCCCGTTATTGGCCGCAACGACGAAATTTTGCGCGTCATCCAGGTCCTCAGCCGACGCACAAAGAACAATCCTGTGCTGATTGGCGAGGCAGGCGTGGGCAAGACGGCCATTGTCGAAGGCCTGGCACAGAAGATTAACGACAGCGATGTGCCGGAGAATCTTCTCAACAAACAGGTAGTATCGTTAGACCTGGGGGCAATGATTGCCGGCAGCCGCTTCCGCGGTGAATTCGAGGAACGCTTGAAGGCCGCCATGGAAGAGATTCAGCAAGCCCAGGGCGAGATCATCCTGTTCATTGACGAACTGCACACCGTTGTCGGCGCGGGCGCGGCCAGCGGGGCCATGGACGCCAGCAATATGATGAAGCCCGCCTTGTCACGTGGCGAACTGCAATGCGTTGGGGCTACCACGTTGGACGAATACCGCCAATACATTGAGCGAGACAGCGCCCTGGAACGCCGTTTTGCCCCCATCTTCGTGGAAGAACCTTCCGTGGAAGACACCATAGAGATGCTGCGTGGACTGCGCGACCGGTATGAAGCACACCATCAAGTGCGCTACTCCGATGACGCGCTGGTGGCCGCTGCCCGCCTGTCGGATCGGTACGTCACGGACCGCAAGCTCCCCGACAAAGCGATTGACCTGATGGACGAGTCGGCGGCGAAGCTGCGCGTCGCTTTGCATACGCTGCCCATACCTCTGAAAGATCTGAAGAGGCAGTTGGACACGTTGATTATGGAAGAGGAAGAGGCGCACACGACGCGGGATTATGAACGCGCGGCCTTGAAGCGGGCGGAGCGCTTGCAACTTGAGGCGGAATTCGATCAGGAGCGCACCGGCTGGCAGGCGGAAAACAAGCTGGATGAGTATGTAGAAGCGGAAGACATTGCCGAGGTAGTCGCCTCCTGGACGGGCATCCCCGTTAACCAGGTTATCGAAACGGAAGCGGAAAAACTGCTGCATATGGAGGAACGGCTGCACGAGCGCATTATCGGTCAGAATCGCGCCGTGGAAGTCCTCTCGGATGCCATCCGTCGCAGCCGATCTGGCCTCAGCGACCCGCGCCGCCCCATTGGGTCTTTTATCTTTCTGGGTAGTTCGGGCGTGGGCAAAACGGAATTGGCGAAGGCGCTGGCAGAGTTCCTTTTTGGTGACGAAGAGGCCCTCATCCGCGTGGATATGAGTGAGTTCCGCGAGCAGCACACGGTAAGCCGTCTGTTTGGCGCGCCCCCCGGCTACGTAGGTTATGAACAGGGGGGGCAGTTGACGGAGCAGGTGCGGCGGCGTCCATACAGTGTGGTGCTGTTTGACGAGATTGAGAAGGCGCACCCGGATGTGTGGAATGCGCTGCTGCAATTGCTGGATGATGGTCGTCTGACGGATGGTCAGGGCCGGGTGGTGAATTTCCGCAACTGTGTGGTGGTGATGACGAGCAATGTAGGCACATCTTTTGTGAAGCGGTCGGGGGCTTTGGGTTTTGCCGGCATGCGCGACCCCGAAGAACGCGCCAATCAAGAACGCATCGAAGACGCCCTGCGCCGCACCTTCCGCCCCGAATTCATCAACCGCATCGACGAAATCATCATCTTCGAACCCCTCTCCGAAGCGGATGTCGTCCGCATCGTAGACCTGCAACTGAAAGAGATTCGCCAGCGCCTGAGCGAATACGGCCTGCAAGTTCAACTCAGCGACGCCGCCCGCGTCTGGCTTGGTCACGAAGGATACGACAAAGATTTCGGCGCCCGTCCGCTGAAGCGCGCCTTGCAGCGATACGTCGAAAGCCCCCTCTCCGTACGCATGCTCAAAGGGGAATTCAAGCAGGGCGACACCGTTTTAATCGACGTGGAAGCGGATCAACTGGTGTTTAAGCTGATTGACTCCCAGGTCGTCACGCCCATCACGGCTCCGCTGGACGAAATGGCCGTAGGTTAG
- the murI gene encoding glutamate racemase: MNPIGILDSGVGGLSVLRHVRALLPQENLVYVADQAHVPYGRRDAAEIQAFSAGISQFLLDLNAKLIIVACNTASAAALTTLRQTFPRVPFVGMEPAVKPGAAMTKSGKVGVLATAGTFESQRYASLMHRYAQGVQLYENPCHGLVELIEAGQGETQAAATLLQTILSPMLAAGVDTLILGCTHYPFVSPLLQTLAGPNVTLIDPAPAVVRQVMRVLQSQRTPQNSSMPGRIQAYTTGDAPTFAALSQKLLGTALPTAPLFWTKSGRLNTS; encoded by the coding sequence ATGAATCCTATCGGCATTCTTGATTCAGGCGTGGGAGGGCTGTCAGTGCTGCGGCATGTGCGGGCACTGCTGCCACAAGAGAATCTTGTCTATGTGGCGGACCAGGCTCACGTTCCCTATGGTCGGCGGGACGCGGCGGAGATTCAGGCATTTAGTGCCGGCATTTCCCAATTCCTCCTCGACCTGAACGCCAAACTCATCATCGTCGCCTGCAACACCGCCTCCGCCGCCGCCCTCACCACCCTGCGCCAGACATTCCCTCGCGTCCCCTTCGTCGGCATGGAACCCGCCGTCAAACCCGGCGCCGCCATGACAAAAAGCGGCAAAGTAGGGGTACTGGCTACTGCCGGCACGTTCGAAAGCCAGCGCTACGCCAGCCTCATGCATCGCTACGCCCAGGGCGTACAACTCTATGAAAATCCCTGCCACGGATTGGTCGAACTGATCGAAGCAGGACAGGGAGAAACCCAGGCAGCAGCAACCCTGCTGCAAACCATTCTCTCCCCCATGCTCGCCGCCGGCGTCGATACCCTCATCCTCGGCTGCACCCATTACCCCTTCGTCTCCCCGCTACTGCAAACACTGGCCGGCCCCAACGTCACCCTCATTGACCCCGCCCCCGCGGTTGTGCGCCAGGTCATGCGCGTCCTGCAAAGCCAGCGCACGCCACAAAACAGCTCCATGCCCGGGCGCATCCAGGCATACACCACCGGAGACGCTCCCACCTTTGCCGCACTGTCGCAAAAACTACTGGGGACGGCGCTGCCCACCGCCCCACTCTTTTGGACAAAAAGCGGTCGCCTCAACACAAGTTAA
- a CDS encoding transposase — protein sequence MRLVDSAPISICACMCGSRCRSIPLDERDAWFGVCASKKSKFFGPRCHVTTTLDQMIDSWLLAPGSFDDRKPMAALLEGRQGLGVIGDKGYVSQDVADRLLWEDAEYLLLVLKRDNQKEQWPPGIQKILGYLRHRVETVFSVLTTVFCLGRPQLRSLSGSINRVTTKILAHTMSFFLAEILTSELSN from the coding sequence TTGCGCCTGGTTGACAGTGCTCCCATCTCCATTTGTGCCTGCATGTGTGGCAGTCGTTGTCGCTCTATTCCGCTTGATGAGCGTGATGCATGGTTTGGTGTCTGCGCGAGCAAGAAAAGCAAGTTCTTTGGCCCGCGTTGCCATGTGACGACCACACTGGACCAGATGATTGATAGTTGGTTACTCGCGCCAGGGTCTTTCGATGACCGTAAACCCATGGCCGCCCTGTTGGAAGGTCGTCAAGGTCTAGGCGTGATCGGCGACAAGGGCTATGTTTCCCAAGACGTGGCTGACCGATTATTATGGGAAGACGCTGAGTACCTGCTATTAGTGCTCAAACGCGATAATCAAAAGGAGCAATGGCCTCCAGGCATCCAGAAGATACTGGGCTATCTACGCCATCGCGTGGAGACAGTTTTCAGTGTGCTGACAACTGTATTCTGTTTGGGGCGTCCCCAATTACGCTCGTTATCGGGGTCGATTAACCGCGTCACGACCAAGATTCTGGCTCATACCATGAGTTTTTTCCTGGCCGAGATTCTCACCTCGGAGCTTAGCAATTAG
- the rnc gene encoding ribonuclease III, with protein sequence MKEIQELSDRLGLRFHDPSLLLRAVTHSSYLNENPHHGLEDNERLEFLGDAVLDFVVGDYLYHHFPEMNEGNLTKLRAALVRTETLATFASQFEMGRALRLSQGEAENGGRERPATLCGAFEALAGALYLDQGLDAVIAFMQTLVPAMLNQILKHSLHKDAKSEFQIWAQARFNITPHYQVIRAEGPDHNKRFTVEVLLEASVWGQGTGRNKQGAEQEAARAALIRADDYDDLAEEGRTGGQT encoded by the coding sequence ATGAAAGAAATCCAAGAACTTTCAGACCGGCTGGGTCTTCGTTTTCATGACCCCTCCCTCCTCCTGCGCGCCGTCACGCATAGCTCCTACTTAAACGAAAACCCACATCATGGCCTTGAAGACAACGAACGCCTGGAGTTTCTCGGGGACGCCGTTCTCGACTTCGTCGTAGGCGATTACCTCTATCATCATTTCCCCGAAATGAACGAGGGGAACCTGACAAAACTGCGGGCCGCTCTCGTCCGCACGGAAACGTTAGCCACATTCGCGAGCCAGTTTGAAATGGGTCGGGCTTTACGCCTGAGCCAGGGTGAAGCGGAAAATGGTGGGCGCGAACGTCCCGCAACCCTCTGCGGCGCGTTCGAGGCCCTGGCCGGCGCGCTCTATCTCGATCAGGGCCTGGATGCCGTGATCGCCTTCATGCAAACGCTTGTGCCCGCCATGCTCAACCAAATCCTGAAGCATTCGCTGCATAAAGACGCCAAGAGCGAATTCCAGATTTGGGCGCAAGCCCGCTTCAACATCACGCCCCATTACCAGGTCATCCGCGCCGAAGGCCCTGACCACAACAAGCGATTCACCGTCGAAGTTCTGTTGGAAGCGAGTGTCTGGGGCCAGGGGACGGGACGCAACAAACAGGGAGCCGAACAAGAGGCAGCCCGGGCCGCCCTCATCCGGGCAGATGATTACGACGACCTGGCGGAAGAAGGAAGAACGGGGGGACAAACATGA
- the rplS gene encoding 50S ribosomal protein L19: MSDLQLRAFDIDDNERIPQIRPGDNVTVHLRIVEGKRERIQLVRGTIIRLRNTGNNANFTVRRIASNGIGVDRSFLLRSPLIEKIEVHRSAHVRRAQLYFLRERTGKSARLREKRLR, translated from the coding sequence ATGTCTGATTTACAACTACGCGCTTTTGACATTGATGATAATGAACGCATTCCGCAGATTCGTCCCGGCGACAACGTCACCGTCCATCTGCGTATTGTTGAAGGGAAACGGGAACGTATCCAGCTTGTGCGCGGCACAATCATTCGCCTGCGCAATACCGGCAACAACGCCAATTTCACCGTGCGCCGTATAGCCAGCAATGGCATTGGCGTTGATCGTTCTTTCTTGTTGCGCTCCCCACTGATTGAGAAAATTGAGGTTCATCGCAGCGCCCATGTACGGCGCGCCCAGCTTTATTTCTTGCGTGAGCGAACAGGCAAGTCGGCCCGTCTGCGCGAAAAACGGCTGCGTTGA
- a CDS encoding PIG-L family deacetylase: MKKYDAIYLSPHLDDAALSCGGQIAAQTRAGKSVLIVTITAADPPPGPLSDFAQLLHQRWETAANAVAIRRAEDVVAAAALGADYAHWEFYDCIYRRAEDGQPLYPTWNDVIAPQFAAADHPLVATLAARMSQLPAAALIYAPLAVGRHADHQITRAAAEMWAGSRLRYYEDYPYVAAPGALAAVIGEAPGWQPTVIPLTPADLDAKYESIWAYTSQISTFFQDRAELEEKVGGYARQVGGERWWRKTG, encoded by the coding sequence ATGAAGAAATACGACGCTATCTACCTTTCCCCCCATCTGGACGACGCCGCGCTCTCTTGTGGTGGACAAATCGCGGCGCAGACTCGTGCCGGCAAATCCGTCCTCATCGTCACCATCACCGCCGCCGATCCCCCGCCTGGCCCCCTCTCCGACTTTGCCCAACTGCTGCACCAGCGTTGGGAAACCGCCGCCAATGCCGTCGCCATCCGCCGCGCCGAGGACGTGGTCGCCGCCGCTGCCCTGGGCGCGGATTACGCCCATTGGGAATTTTATGACTGCATCTATCGCCGCGCCGAGGACGGCCAGCCCCTCTATCCCACCTGGAATGACGTGATCGCGCCGCAATTTGCCGCCGCCGACCACCCCCTCGTCGCCACCCTTGCCGCCCGGATGTCGCAATTGCCTGCCGCGGCGCTCATCTACGCCCCGTTGGCCGTTGGTAGGCACGCCGACCACCAGATCACCCGCGCCGCCGCCGAAATGTGGGCCGGCTCCCGCCTGCGCTACTACGAAGATTACCCCTACGTGGCCGCGCCCGGCGCGCTGGCCGCCGTCATTGGCGAGGCGCCGGGCTGGCAACCCACCGTCATCCCCCTCACGCCCGCCGACCTGGACGCCAAATACGAATCCATCTGGGCCTACACGTCCCAGATCAGCACGTTCTTTCAGGACCGGGCCGAGCTGGAAGAAAAAGTAGGCGGCTACGCCCGGCAGGTGGGCGGCGAGCGGTGGTGGCGAAAAACCGGATAG